From the Leptolyngbya sp. O-77 genome, one window contains:
- the cydB gene encoding cytochrome d ubiquinol oxidase subunit II — protein sequence MENLEHFLTQVWFVILALFLFLYVMLDGFDLGVGILSLTSSDEKRRSILMTSLGNVWDANETWLVLMGGALFGAFPLAYGTILNALYIPIFGMIFGLIFRAVAFEFREHSTNKVFWNLAFGVGSFMAALFQGFALGSVLEGIAVDEAGHFVGSIWDWLDWRSLLVALTLIQGYVLIGSTYLILKTDGELQNTHYRTAKLAAVTTLIGAVLITIVTPVVYENARAKLFHQPEVYIFALIPALGIVLIGLLLRSLNRKAEVTPLIWTILLFLLTFVGLGLVVFPYIIPPDITIYQAAAAPSALVFMIIFIGFLIPIMLFYNIYNYIVFRGKVAGVHYTE from the coding sequence ATGGAAAATTTAGAACACTTTCTAACACAGGTCTGGTTTGTCATTTTGGCTCTGTTCCTGTTCCTTTATGTCATGCTAGATGGCTTTGATTTGGGCGTGGGTATTTTGTCGCTGACGAGTTCTGATGAAAAACGACGCAGCATTCTCATGACCAGTTTGGGAAATGTTTGGGATGCGAATGAAACTTGGCTGGTGCTAATGGGCGGAGCATTGTTTGGTGCGTTCCCCCTTGCCTACGGCACGATCTTAAATGCACTCTATATTCCAATTTTTGGGATGATTTTTGGTTTGATTTTTCGAGCCGTTGCTTTTGAATTTCGAGAACATTCCACCAACAAGGTGTTTTGGAATCTAGCGTTTGGTGTGGGGAGCTTTATGGCAGCCCTGTTTCAGGGTTTTGCTTTAGGTAGTGTTTTGGAGGGAATTGCGGTCGATGAAGCTGGCCACTTTGTTGGAAGCATTTGGGACTGGCTCGATTGGCGATCGCTCTTGGTCGCTCTCACACTCATTCAAGGATATGTTTTGATTGGCTCAACGTATCTAATTCTCAAAACCGATGGAGAACTTCAAAACACGCACTACCGCACTGCAAAGTTAGCAGCCGTCACTACCTTGATTGGTGCAGTCTTGATTACGATCGTCACGCCTGTGGTCTATGAAAACGCCAGAGCCAAGCTGTTTCATCAGCCAGAAGTGTATATCTTTGCGCTAATTCCTGCATTGGGGATCGTGCTAATTGGGCTATTGCTGAGGAGCTTGAATCGGAAAGCTGAAGTGACTCCGCTAATCTGGACAATCTTACTCTTTTTGCTTACTTTTGTAGGATTGGGATTAGTTGTGTTTCCCTACATCATTCCGCCTGATATCACTATCTATCAAGCAGCAGCGGCTCCCAGCGCACTTGTTTTCATGATTATCTTTATCGGCTTTCTGATTCCAATCATGCTGTTCTACAATATCTACAACTACATTGTGTTCCGAGGTAAGGTTGCTGGAGTCCACTACACAGAGTAA
- a CDS encoding molybdopterin-binding protein, translating to MKISARNAMKGTVKSVVSGMVTAAVVIEVAPGLEVAAVITKSSAENLGLKVGDEAYAVVKASDVMVAVD from the coding sequence ATGAAGATCAGCGCTCGGAATGCAATGAAGGGCACCGTAAAATCAGTGGTTTCTGGCATGGTGACAGCAGCAGTTGTCATCGAAGTAGCTCCAGGGCTGGAGGTGGCCGCTGTCATCACTAAGTCATCGGCTGAGAACCTGGGGCTGAAGGTAGGCGATGAAGCCTACGCCGTGGTCAAAGCCTCCGACGTGATGGTGGCTGTGGATTAG
- a CDS encoding FAD-dependent oxidoreductase, which translates to MAKPRILIVGGVAGGTSCAARARRLSEAAEIIIFDRGQFVSFANCGLPYYVGSVIADEKKLLVANSDLFKQRFNIEVRLQHEVTAIDRAAQTLTVKNLQTGELKQESYDALVLSPGAAPIRPPLPGIERPGIFALRTIPDSRRIREWIDTHQVKRAVVVGGGFIGLEMAENLVHRGIAVTLIEKLPQVMPPFDPEMMTPVHAHLRDQGLQLCLNDGVQGFTVGSEDNLLVHTDSGEQHSADMVILAIGVRPENTLAKEAGLELGDRGGIRVNAAMQTSDPHIWAVGDAVEVQDFVTKEWTLIPLAGPANRQGRIAAETILGRDSQFRGVQGTSVCGIFGMTVACTGASEKTLRRVGMDYRKVYLHPGHHAGYFPGAQPIDIKLLYAPADGRILGAQAVGREGTEKRVDVLAMAIQAGMTVFDLEEVELCYAPQFGAAKDPVNMAGMIAANALRGDAPIVYWEDLDLAQVTLVDVREESEFERGHIAGAINVPLSQLRQRMGDLPGDRPLWIYCQVGQRGYYATRTLRQSGFDAYNLTGGFKTYEASTGA; encoded by the coding sequence ATGGCTAAACCACGAATTTTGATTGTTGGCGGCGTTGCCGGAGGGACCTCTTGCGCGGCGCGGGCACGGCGGCTATCAGAAGCCGCAGAGATTATCATCTTCGATCGCGGTCAATTTGTATCTTTTGCTAACTGTGGTTTACCCTACTATGTCGGCAGTGTGATTGCTGATGAAAAAAAGCTGTTGGTTGCCAATTCAGACTTATTTAAGCAACGGTTTAACATCGAGGTGCGGCTACAGCACGAAGTGACTGCGATTGATCGTGCTGCCCAAACTCTGACGGTCAAAAACCTGCAAACCGGAGAGCTAAAACAAGAATCCTATGATGCTCTCGTGTTATCTCCCGGTGCTGCCCCAATCCGTCCGCCCCTACCAGGAATAGAGCGACCCGGAATTTTTGCGCTGCGAACCATCCCTGATAGCCGTCGGATTCGAGAATGGATTGACACGCATCAGGTGAAGCGAGCGGTGGTTGTGGGCGGTGGCTTTATTGGGCTGGAAATGGCAGAAAATTTGGTGCATCGTGGTATCGCTGTAACGCTAATAGAAAAGTTGCCTCAGGTGATGCCGCCCTTTGATCCAGAGATGATGACCCCGGTTCATGCTCACCTCCGAGATCAAGGCCTACAGCTCTGCTTAAACGATGGCGTTCAAGGCTTTACGGTTGGATCAGAAGATAACTTGCTGGTTCACACAGACTCCGGCGAGCAGCATTCTGCTGACATGGTAATTTTGGCAATCGGGGTGCGCCCAGAGAATACGCTAGCCAAAGAGGCAGGGCTGGAACTGGGCGATCGCGGCGGCATCCGGGTCAATGCAGCCATGCAAACCAGTGACCCTCATATTTGGGCAGTGGGGGATGCTGTAGAAGTGCAGGATTTTGTCACGAAAGAGTGGACCCTGATTCCTCTGGCTGGGCCGGCCAATCGTCAAGGACGGATCGCAGCCGAAACCATTTTGGGACGAGACTCACAATTTCGCGGCGTACAGGGAACCTCGGTTTGCGGCATTTTTGGCATGACGGTGGCATGTACTGGGGCCAGTGAAAAAACGCTCCGACGGGTAGGCATGGACTACCGAAAGGTTTATCTGCATCCTGGTCATCATGCAGGCTACTTTCCTGGGGCCCAGCCAATCGACATTAAGCTTTTATATGCTCCAGCCGATGGTCGAATTCTGGGAGCGCAGGCTGTTGGCCGAGAGGGAACCGAGAAGCGGGTTGATGTGCTGGCTATGGCGATTCAGGCCGGAATGACTGTGTTCGACTTGGAAGAAGTAGAACTATGTTACGCACCGCAATTTGGAGCGGCCAAAGATCCGGTGAATATGGCGGGGATGATTGCAGCGAATGCGCTGCGCGGCGATGCACCCATTGTCTACTGGGAAGACCTTGACTTGGCACAAGTGACTCTGGTGGATGTGCGCGAGGAGTCTGAGTTTGAACGGGGACATATTGCTGGGGCAATCAATGTTCCCTTATCGCAACTGCGGCAGCGGATGGGAGATTTGCCGGGCGATCGCCCGCTTTGGATCTACTGCCAGGTGGGACAGCGCGGCTATTATGCCACCCGAACCCTGCGGCAATCTGGGTTTGATGCCTATAATCTCACAGGTGGCTTCAAGACCTATGAAGCCTCAACAGGGGCTTGA
- a CDS encoding MBL fold metallo-hydrolase → MGVVPANAQATCADRFIQDGEVLQMGSIQIEAIATLGHTDSHMAYLVNGTHLLTGDSLFIRGCGRTDFQSGNAGAMYDAITQRLFTLPDETLVYPGHDYKGETVSTIGEEKQWNPRFVGQTRESFIDLMANLNLPNPKKIMEAVPANQECGKVAIAAR, encoded by the coding sequence TTGGGGGTCGTTCCTGCAAATGCCCAAGCGACTTGTGCCGATCGCTTTATCCAGGATGGCGAAGTGCTGCAAATGGGTTCAATTCAGATTGAGGCGATCGCCACTCTGGGCCACACCGACAGCCACATGGCGTATCTGGTCAACGGGACACATCTGTTGACGGGTGACTCCCTGTTCATTCGCGGCTGCGGACGCACCGACTTTCAAAGCGGCAATGCTGGGGCAATGTACGACGCCATCACCCAACGCCTGTTTACCTTGCCGGATGAAACGCTGGTATATCCAGGACATGACTATAAGGGCGAAACGGTCTCTACGATTGGCGAAGAGAAGCAGTGGAATCCTCGCTTTGTAGGACAAACGCGGGAGAGCTTTATTGACCTGATGGCCAACCTAAACCTGCCCAATCCCAAGAAGATTATGGAAGCGGTGCCCGCTAATCAGGAATGCGGCAAAGTGGCGATCGCGGCTCGATAG
- a CDS encoding cation transporter, whose translation MSDCGCGDVKAANAAQRKTLGWLLAVNALMFALELVTGLLAGSTALVADSLDMFADATVYSIALYAVGRSPAAKKRAAGLSGLFQIGLALLVLADVVRRFVLGSDPEPTWMVGIGLLALAANVACLLLIAKHRQGEVHMRASWIFSKNDVIANLGVIAAGFLVSMTGSRLPDLVIGLIVAAIVLRGGIAILRDQAPVEAS comes from the coding sequence ATGTCTGATTGCGGATGTGGTGATGTTAAGGCGGCGAATGCGGCACAGCGCAAAACGCTGGGCTGGCTGCTGGCGGTCAATGCCTTGATGTTTGCGCTGGAGCTTGTGACGGGGCTGCTGGCGGGTTCAACCGCTTTGGTGGCAGACTCCCTCGATATGTTTGCTGATGCTACCGTCTACAGTATTGCCCTGTATGCTGTGGGGCGCTCGCCCGCAGCCAAAAAAAGAGCCGCTGGCTTAAGCGGTCTGTTTCAAATAGGATTGGCGCTGTTAGTTTTAGCAGACGTGGTGCGGCGGTTTGTCCTTGGCAGCGACCCTGAGCCGACTTGGATGGTGGGCATTGGGCTATTGGCTCTGGCTGCAAACGTGGCTTGCCTGCTGCTTATTGCCAAACATCGTCAGGGAGAAGTTCACATGCGGGCAAGCTGGATCTTCTCCAAGAATGATGTGATTGCCAATTTGGGCGTGATCGCGGCGGGTTTCTTGGTCAGCATGACCGGGTCGCGGTTGCCCGATTTGGTCATAGGGCTGATCGTCGCGGCGATTGTCCTGCGGGGCGGCATCGCTATTTTGCGCGATCAAGCCCCTGTTGAGGCTTCATAG
- a CDS encoding ArsR/SmtB family transcription factor, with protein MPTKSSRKPVAVQERAPEQVDASLAHANLVNECGISKLTPQALSLMADFFKVLSEVSRLQIVCSLKTGAKNVTEIIEETGLGQANVSKHLKMLTQAGVVAREQRGVCVYYRIANPFLFELCDLVCDALTMQVEQQSQQLQQLSQLRQSR; from the coding sequence ATGCCTACAAAATCATCCAGAAAGCCTGTTGCGGTTCAAGAAAGAGCGCCAGAACAAGTAGATGCAAGCCTAGCCCATGCAAACCTAGTCAATGAGTGCGGTATTTCTAAACTCACTCCCCAAGCATTGAGCCTGATGGCAGACTTCTTCAAAGTTTTATCAGAAGTGAGTCGCCTTCAAATCGTATGTTCTCTGAAAACAGGTGCTAAGAATGTAACAGAGATTATCGAAGAAACCGGCTTGGGACAGGCGAATGTTTCTAAGCATCTTAAAATGCTGACTCAAGCTGGGGTGGTTGCTCGCGAACAGCGTGGAGTCTGTGTTTACTATCGCATTGCCAATCCATTTCTGTTTGAACTGTGCGATTTGGTTTGTGATGCGTTGACGATGCAAGTTGAACAGCAGAGTCAACAGCTTCAGCAATTATCACAGCTAAGACAGAGCCGCTAG
- a CDS encoding rhodanese-like domain-containing protein encodes MTSLNNIHLNTLSRQNVHDRLKTIDPASLKVLLDQQAVTLVDVREPSEHAGEKIPSSILVPLSKFDPNRIPFGGNKDGNKTVVLYCRTGNRSAQAAQKLFAAGIDEVTHLEGGLSAWVQAGFPTEVNRRAPISLMRQVQIVAGSLVVTGTLLGAFVSPWFLLLSGFVGAGLVFAGITNTCALGMLLAKLPYNQRV; translated from the coding sequence ATGACGAGCTTGAATAATATCCATCTCAACACTTTATCAAGGCAAAACGTGCATGATCGCTTGAAGACGATCGATCCTGCTTCTCTGAAGGTGCTTTTAGATCAGCAAGCCGTCACGTTAGTTGATGTTCGCGAACCCTCTGAACATGCGGGCGAAAAAATCCCTAGCTCAATCCTAGTGCCGTTGTCCAAATTCGATCCGAATCGCATTCCGTTTGGTGGCAACAAAGATGGCAACAAAACTGTGGTGTTGTATTGCCGAACAGGCAATCGATCGGCTCAGGCAGCACAGAAATTATTCGCAGCAGGAATCGATGAAGTGACCCATTTGGAAGGCGGATTATCGGCTTGGGTGCAGGCTGGGTTTCCAACTGAGGTAAACAGACGTGCCCCCATTAGCCTGATGCGCCAGGTGCAGATTGTCGCAGGTTCGCTGGTTGTAACTGGCACTTTACTGGGTGCGTTTGTCTCTCCCTGGTTTTTGCTCCTCAGCGGTTTTGTGGGTGCTGGTCTGGTGTTTGCTGGGATTACGAATACCTGTGCATTAGGAATGCTGCTGGCTAAACTGCCTTACAACCAGCGCGTTTGA
- a CDS encoding cytochrome ubiquinol oxidase subunit I, with amino-acid sequence MLWPVLTTGMAIYLVVVEGLWLRTKNPDYYRHARFWSKLYVLNFGIGVASGLPMEFQFGTNWAPFSEAVGDFFGSILGFEGAMAFMLEAGFLGIMLFGWERVHPVIHYFSTIMVAFGANLSTFWILVANSWLQTPAGGELVNGKFIVDDYFQAILNPFMFISVSHMFFATLETSLFVIGGISAWYILNHRHPEFFARSLKIAVAVAIAVTPLQIYIGHLSAEQVAHYQPTKLAAMEAKWETSPAGQPADWSLVALPNNKLERNDWEISIPNGLGYILEFKKNLSEPVLGLKEWQPDDRPKMVGLVYYSFRIMSGIGFFLAGLMGVSVIQWLRGKFAPEAIAHQKWLLRTWLLAAPLGYIAVESGWIVRCVGRQPWVVYGQIRTAEGVSNLPASEVLTSLLIFAAVYTTLFICALFFGSRIIRRGPNLELPVPGIENQPAVETEPAKFIPDQRPIEAQQ; translated from the coding sequence ATGCTCTGGCCCGTTCTTACAACAGGTATGGCAATCTACCTTGTTGTGGTTGAAGGATTGTGGCTGAGGACGAAAAATCCAGATTACTACCGCCACGCCCGCTTCTGGTCGAAACTATATGTTCTAAACTTTGGCATTGGTGTTGCCTCTGGCTTGCCGATGGAGTTTCAGTTCGGCACAAACTGGGCCCCTTTTTCAGAAGCAGTGGGCGATTTTTTTGGCAGCATTCTGGGGTTTGAAGGCGCAATGGCCTTCATGCTCGAAGCTGGATTCCTAGGCATTATGCTCTTTGGCTGGGAGCGAGTACATCCAGTCATTCATTATTTCTCCACCATTATGGTTGCTTTTGGTGCGAACCTTTCCACATTTTGGATTTTGGTGGCAAATTCCTGGCTGCAAACACCCGCAGGTGGAGAGCTTGTCAACGGAAAGTTCATCGTGGATGACTACTTTCAGGCGATTTTGAATCCCTTCATGTTCATCAGCGTTTCCCATATGTTCTTCGCAACCTTGGAAACGTCGCTGTTTGTCATTGGCGGAATTAGTGCCTGGTATATTCTCAACCACCGCCATCCTGAGTTCTTTGCCCGATCGCTCAAAATTGCTGTGGCAGTGGCGATCGCCGTCACTCCCTTGCAGATTTACATTGGGCACCTCAGCGCCGAGCAGGTAGCGCACTATCAGCCAACTAAGCTAGCCGCAATGGAGGCCAAGTGGGAAACCAGCCCAGCGGGACAACCTGCGGATTGGAGCTTGGTGGCGTTGCCCAACAACAAGCTAGAGCGAAACGACTGGGAGATTTCTATTCCCAATGGACTGGGCTACATTTTGGAATTCAAGAAAAACCTCTCTGAACCTGTTTTGGGCCTTAAAGAATGGCAGCCAGACGACCGACCCAAAATGGTGGGCTTGGTTTATTACTCGTTCCGCATCATGAGCGGGATTGGCTTTTTCTTGGCGGGCTTGATGGGGGTGAGTGTGATCCAATGGCTGCGGGGCAAGTTTGCACCAGAGGCGATCGCCCACCAAAAGTGGCTATTGCGAACCTGGCTACTAGCGGCTCCCTTGGGCTACATTGCCGTAGAGTCGGGATGGATTGTGCGCTGTGTAGGACGACAGCCCTGGGTGGTGTACGGGCAAATTCGCACAGCGGAGGGGGTTTCCAACTTGCCTGCGAGCGAGGTGTTGACATCCCTGCTAATTTTTGCAGCCGTGTATACGACTCTGTTTATCTGTGCGCTATTTTTTGGCAGTCGCATTATTCGTCGGGGCCCCAACCTAGAATTGCCTGTGCCGGGAATCGAGAATCAACCTGCGGTAGAGACAGAACCCGCTAAATTTATTCCTGACCAACGCCCTATTGAAGCCCAGCAGTAA
- a CDS encoding MBL fold metallo-hydrolase, which produces MLFRQLFDQDTWTYTYLIADPKTKEAVLVDSVIEQVERDYKLVNELGLTLKYCLETHVHADHITGAGKLRELTGCETIVPEKAQVACANRHIRHGEVLKVGEVEIRAIATPGHTDSHMAYLVNGDRVLTGDALFIRGCGRTDFQSGDAGTLYDSVTENLFTLPDGTLVYPAHDYRGHSVSTIAEEEQWNPRFAGRTRDQFIEFMNGLNLPDPKKIMEAVPANEQCGNVLVTS; this is translated from the coding sequence ATGCTATTTCGACAACTTTTTGATCAAGACACCTGGACTTACACCTATTTGATTGCTGACCCCAAGACCAAGGAAGCAGTTTTGGTGGACTCCGTGATTGAACAGGTCGAGCGCGATTACAAGCTGGTTAACGAATTGGGATTGACCTTGAAATACTGCCTAGAAACCCACGTCCATGCTGACCACATCACGGGGGCTGGCAAACTTCGGGAGCTAACGGGCTGTGAAACGATTGTTCCGGAAAAGGCGCAGGTTGCTTGTGCCAACCGCCACATCCGGCATGGGGAAGTCTTGAAGGTCGGAGAAGTTGAAATTCGGGCGATCGCCACTCCAGGACATACCGATAGCCACATGGCGTATCTGGTGAATGGCGACCGAGTGCTAACGGGCGATGCATTGTTTATTCGGGGCTGCGGACGGACTGATTTCCAAAGCGGCGATGCAGGGACACTGTATGACTCCGTAACAGAGAACCTGTTTACGCTGCCAGATGGTACGCTCGTGTACCCTGCCCACGACTATCGCGGTCACAGCGTCTCCACGATCGCTGAAGAAGAACAGTGGAACCCGCGCTTTGCTGGGCGAACCCGCGATCAGTTCATAGAGTTTATGAACGGGCTGAATCTGCCTGATCCAAAGAAAATCATGGAAGCCGTTCCCGCAAATGAGCAGTGTGGCAATGTACTTGTAACCAGCTAG
- a CDS encoding FAD/NAD(P)-binding oxidoreductase, translating into MSPTAQQTQPTHPAEQLRQNLSTAEAIAPPVKHHQIVIVGGGAAGITVAAQLLRRNRALDIAIIEPSDKHYYQPGWTLVGGGVAPIEKFIRDEKDVIPKGANWIQARVAKLDPDRNTVITEAGQAIEYEYLVLCPGIQIDWHLIKGLKEALGKGGVTSNYSKDYAPYTWETIQNFKGGNALFTYPATPIKCGGAPQKVMYMADDTFKHKSGVGVNTTVMFCTAGASMFAVPEYAAALDKVVARRGIVTKFKHNLKEIKADTQEAIFDVTTDNGTEEVSIHYDMIHVAPPMSAPDFIKQSPLAGAGGWVDVDQATLQHTRYANVFSLGDASSLPTSKTAAAARKQAPILVQNLLSLIQSQPITEEYDGYTCCPLITGYNSTIMAEFAYGGKLAPSFPLDPTQERYSMYLAKTHVLPWLYWNRMLRGEGFEADIFKPINRLLRH; encoded by the coding sequence GTGTCACCGACTGCACAGCAAACCCAACCCACCCACCCTGCTGAACAGCTTCGTCAAAATCTCTCGACCGCCGAGGCGATCGCCCCGCCCGTGAAGCACCACCAAATTGTGATTGTGGGGGGAGGAGCCGCCGGAATCACGGTTGCGGCCCAACTGCTGAGGCGAAACCGCGCCCTAGATATTGCCATCATCGAACCGTCCGACAAACACTACTACCAACCTGGCTGGACGCTGGTAGGCGGCGGCGTGGCTCCGATTGAGAAATTCATTCGAGATGAAAAAGATGTCATTCCCAAAGGGGCAAACTGGATTCAAGCGCGAGTCGCAAAACTAGACCCCGATCGCAACACGGTCATCACCGAAGCCGGCCAAGCCATTGAGTATGAGTACTTGGTACTATGCCCCGGCATTCAAATTGACTGGCATCTAATCAAAGGCTTAAAAGAAGCCCTGGGTAAAGGCGGAGTCACCAGTAACTACTCCAAAGATTACGCCCCCTACACCTGGGAAACTATCCAAAACTTCAAAGGCGGGAACGCCCTCTTTACCTATCCCGCCACGCCAATCAAGTGTGGCGGTGCGCCTCAGAAAGTGATGTATATGGCCGATGACACCTTCAAGCACAAGAGCGGTGTCGGAGTGAACACCACGGTGATGTTCTGCACCGCTGGGGCCTCTATGTTTGCCGTACCAGAATATGCAGCCGCTCTGGATAAAGTAGTGGCGCGACGCGGCATTGTTACCAAGTTCAAGCACAACCTCAAGGAAATCAAGGCAGACACACAAGAAGCAATTTTTGATGTCACCACCGATAACGGCACCGAGGAAGTCAGCATTCACTACGACATGATCCATGTGGCTCCCCCCATGAGTGCCCCTGATTTTATCAAGCAAAGCCCGCTGGCTGGAGCCGGTGGCTGGGTGGATGTTGATCAGGCAACGCTGCAACACACTCGCTACGCCAACGTGTTTTCACTCGGCGATGCGTCTTCTTTGCCGACCTCTAAGACGGCCGCAGCCGCCCGTAAGCAAGCGCCGATTCTCGTTCAGAACTTGCTGTCTTTGATTCAATCGCAGCCGATAACCGAAGAATATGACGGCTATACCTGCTGTCCCCTCATCACAGGCTACAACTCAACCATCATGGCAGAGTTTGCCTATGGTGGAAAGCTGGCTCCCTCGTTTCCGCTCGATCCCACCCAAGAGCGCTACTCAATGTATTTGGCAAAGACCCATGTGTTGCCCTGGTTGTACTGGAATCGAATGCTAAGGGGTGAAGGATTTGAAGCGGATATTTTCAAGCCCATCAACCGACTGCTCCGGCACTAA
- a CDS encoding beta-lactamase hydrolase domain-containing protein, whose translation MNETQLVGIHRIDADVSVAGELSPEQLQQASQQGFKSVINLRMPKEKGFLPDEPQIVESLRMQYAHVPVNPSSLSGEVIAQVCEHVDQLPKPVLMHCSLGLRSAGIALLRSGIERGMTVEEFLHRTTAMGLDFNSRPGVKRFFVDYITQHLEQLGEHDDELE comes from the coding sequence ATGAACGAAACGCAGCTAGTTGGCATCCACCGGATAGACGCAGACGTTTCTGTGGCCGGAGAGCTTAGCCCAGAGCAATTGCAGCAAGCATCTCAACAGGGCTTCAAATCAGTGATCAATCTGAGGATGCCGAAGGAGAAGGGATTTCTGCCCGATGAGCCGCAGATTGTGGAATCGTTGAGAATGCAGTATGCCCATGTTCCTGTAAATCCCTCTAGTCTGAGCGGTGAGGTTATCGCTCAGGTGTGTGAGCACGTTGATCAGCTCCCAAAGCCAGTTTTGATGCACTGCTCACTAGGGCTGCGATCGGCTGGGATTGCGCTGTTGCGGTCTGGCATTGAGCGGGGCATGACCGTCGAAGAATTTCTCCACCGAACAACGGCGATGGGCTTGGACTTTAACAGTCGCCCGGGTGTCAAGCGATTTTTTGTAGACTACATCACTCAACATTTGGAACAGTTAGGAGAACACGATGACGAGCTTGAATAA
- a CDS encoding sulfite exporter TauE/SafE family protein: MLITVIGHLLAICIGISLGLIGGGGSILAAPVLIYVMSVPAKSAFAMTLVIVGVASLIGAIPHWRQGNVNPKIIALFAPASMLGAYLGARIASLPFINPTIQLVTFGVMMLIASITMIRKGASKSENPLDKADHSDHHTVIPKWLAIALEGLAVGTLTGFIGIGGGFLVIPALVLLGKTPMKEAVGTSLIILALKSVTGFAGYFGHVPIDWNLLLSFTIASSAGILLGSYLNQFVSAKQLEKGFGYFVLAVAVFVLIKR; encoded by the coding sequence ATGTTAATCACTGTTATTGGGCATTTGCTGGCAATTTGTATTGGCATTAGCCTGGGGTTGATTGGTGGGGGTGGGTCGATCTTGGCGGCTCCTGTGCTGATCTATGTCATGTCCGTCCCTGCAAAATCTGCCTTTGCCATGACTTTGGTCATTGTGGGAGTTGCGAGCTTGATCGGTGCGATTCCTCACTGGCGGCAAGGCAATGTCAATCCTAAAATTATCGCGCTGTTTGCGCCTGCTTCCATGCTAGGGGCTTATCTAGGAGCGAGGATAGCCTCGTTGCCATTTATTAACCCTACAATTCAGCTTGTGACCTTTGGAGTCATGATGCTGATTGCCTCAATCACCATGATTCGCAAAGGAGCCAGCAAATCAGAAAACCCGCTCGATAAGGCCGATCATTCTGATCACCACACAGTCATTCCTAAGTGGTTGGCAATTGCTCTGGAAGGTCTTGCCGTTGGCACCCTCACAGGCTTCATCGGTATTGGGGGTGGGTTTCTGGTGATTCCGGCCTTGGTGCTGCTAGGAAAAACCCCCATGAAAGAAGCTGTGGGAACGTCCCTAATTATCCTGGCGCTAAAATCCGTTACTGGGTTTGCCGGATACTTTGGTCACGTTCCGATTGATTGGAACTTGCTTTTGTCTTTTACAATCGCCTCTAGCGCTGGAATTCTTTTAGGATCTTACTTAAATCAATTCGTCAGCGCCAAGCAGCTTGAAAAAGGGTTCGGTTACTTCGTGTTAGCGGTCGCCGTTTTTGTTCTCATCAAGCGATGA
- a CDS encoding NUDIX domain-containing protein, which translates to MTPSFDAEQFWAEQAWTVQDRFLEMHSHWLTVIGEHLQDHRGNILEYWRIEKADSVIVLPIQNEQILFPSPSYRPGVGSVTLDLPGGRVPAGTSPEQAAIAILQRELGIDAASVDQLIALNSTGWAVNSSFSNQKLYGFVAGFPDSRI; encoded by the coding sequence ATGACTCCATCCTTTGACGCGGAACAATTCTGGGCTGAACAAGCTTGGACGGTGCAGGATCGGTTTCTGGAGATGCATTCGCACTGGCTGACCGTGATCGGCGAACATCTTCAAGATCATCGTGGAAACATACTCGAGTATTGGCGAATTGAGAAAGCGGATTCGGTTATTGTGCTGCCGATTCAGAACGAACAGATTCTCTTTCCGTCTCCCAGCTATCGTCCTGGCGTTGGGTCGGTCACGTTGGATCTTCCTGGCGGACGAGTGCCCGCAGGAACCAGTCCAGAACAGGCGGCGATCGCCATCCTACAACGAGAACTTGGCATTGATGCCGCTTCGGTCGATCAGCTAATCGCCCTAAACTCCACCGGATGGGCCGTCAATAGCTCTTTCTCGAACCAAAAACTCTACGGCTTTGTTGCTGGATTTCCAGATTCTCGAATTTAA